The bacterium genomic interval AGATTCCCTACTCTCTTCTGGCTTTCCATCCCCATTTCTATATGTCGGATATACCTACAACTTCCAGAGTCCAGGCTGAGGAATGCCTGGAAGAGGCGGGGAGGGCTGGTCTAAAAAGGGTTAAAATAGGTAACATTCACCTTTTGAGCGATGCTTATTAGGGTGAATGGCAAAGGAGTCTAAAATGTGTTTTAGAAGAACTTTTCTCTTTTTTGTCTTTCTCTTTTTCTGTATTTCCTCTCAAGGGGTAGCAGAGGCTTATGAGTCTAAAGTTCGTCAAGCTCGCTGGAGTGGCCCATTCTATGATAACTCACCTAAGGCTTTAAGGGAGACCGTTGAGGCTTTCCTTAAGAAAGTCGATCAGGAGAAACTTACCGGAGATTTAATAGCACTGATTTTACCCCATGCAGGCTATGTATATTCTGGTCAGGTGGCAGCTTATGGTTACCGTCAGTTTGAAGGGGAGGATTTTGACACTGTAATTCTTCTGGGACCGAGCCACCGTGTGCCTGTTAAGGGAGCTTCGGTTTATGGTGAAGGGTGGTGGAAAACCCCGCTGGGAAAAGTTAAAGTAGATTCTGAATTTGCTAAGGAAATTATTAATAAACATCAATTGTTCCATTTTGATGAGAAAGCCCATAAGGATGAACATTCCCTGGAAGTACAACTTCCGTTTCTCCAGGCAACTTTAAAAGATTTCGAGATAGTTCCCATAGTTGTCAATGATAGTTCTGGAGAGTTCTGTCAGCTTTTGGCCGATGCTATTGTGCGTTCAAAAGGCAAGAAGAAAATACTCATAGTTGCCTCTACGGATATGTCCCATTACCACCCCTACGGGAGGGCGTGTCTGATAGATGGAGTAGCAATCCGGGATTTAGAGAATTTTAATCTGGATAGTTTAAGGAGACACCTCATTAGTGGAAAAACAGAGCTTTGCGGTGGGGCAGCTGTGTTTACTGCAGTTCTGGCAGCAAAAGCATGCGGGGCAGATAGAATAAAGCTATTGAAATATGCAAATTCTGGAGATGTGACTGGAGATAAGAGTAGAGTGGTGGGGTACGGCGCTTTTGCCGTAATGCGCCTGAAAGAAGGAAAGATGACTCCTGAATTGGAAGAAGAGAAAGGAGGTAAGAAAATGTTAAATGAAAAACAACAGAAAGTTCTCCTGGGTATCGCACGGAAGACAATTGAGGAGTATATACAGACGGGGAAGATACCAGAGTTTAATGTAGAGGACCCTCTGTTGAAAGAGAAAAGGGGTGTCTTCGTAACTTTACATAAAAAGGGAATGCTTCGCGGCTGCATCGGGTATATTATGCCTATGGAGGAACTGTACAAGGCTGTTTCCAAAATGGCGATTCAGTCATCCACTGGTGACCCTCGCTTTCCACCAGTGAGGTCTGAAGAGTTTGACGAGATTGAAATTGAGATTTCTGTATTGACGGTGCCAGAAAGAATTAACAGCGTAGATGAGATAAAAATGGGGAAACACGGTGTGATTGTAAAGAAAGGCTACCAGCAGGGAGTCTTTCTGCCCCAGGTGGCCACTGAGACTGGTTGGTCAAAAGAGGAGTTTTTGAGTCGGCTCTGTTATGACAAGGCACATTTGCCAGAGAATGCCTGGAAAGATAAGGATACAGAAATATATACTTTTTCCGCCCAGGTCTTTGAAGAAGAAAAGTAGATATAGCATCAAAAAAGGAGAGAGTTGAATATGTTGATTGTAGGTTTGACAGGAGGAATATCTTCAGGGAAAAGCACAGTCCTCAAGATATTTAATAATTTTGGTTGTAAAACTGTCGATGCTGACGAAATTGCTCACCAGTTAACCAGACCGGGCACAAAAGTTTTGAGAGAGATAGTCAGGAAATTCGGCCAGGAAGTATTAAATAAGAATGGGACATTGAACCGGAAAAAACTGGCTGAGGCAATATTTAGAGATAGACAAAAGAGAAAATCTCTAAATGTAATTATGCACCCTAAGATTATTGCTGAAATGAAAAAGAGAATAAAAGGAGTTCAAAAACTCACAGCACAATCGAGGAGGAAAATTGTCCTGGTAGATATACCTCTTCTTTTTGAGGCTAGACTCGAGTATTTAGTGGATAAGATAATTCTGGTTTATGTGCCTCAGAAAATACAAATTGAGAGGTTACAGAGGGACGATAATCTTACTCTTAAGGAGGCTAAAGCCAGAATAAGTGCGCAAATTCCTCTCTATAAAAAGAAGAAATATGCAGACTATGTAATTAATGGTGACCTGGATTCTACCAGTTTACGAAAGCAGGTGGAATTGATCTGTAAAAAACTGTTCAGTGTAGGTAGTGTAGGGAGCGCGTCCCCATAATGGTTTTGGTAGTGTAGGGCTTTATGCCCGTAATAAGCTGTTTATTATCGACGGTAAACGCCCATAAAGGGCTTATACTACAAATAAACAAAAATTACGCCCATAAAGGGCTACACTACCCGTAAGTTTTTGTAGGGGCGACATGAGAAAACAGACTAAGGAATTTATAAAATGGAAATAAAAAGTAAAAAATACTGGTTAACATTTCTTGCCTTAAGTGTTTTTTCCGGTTTTCTAATTCGCTTTATTTTCTTATTACATATTCCCATGATTGAAACCGATGGAGTATTTTATGCAACACTGGGAAGGAAATTGGTTTCTCTCCATCCCTGGGAAGGAATAGATGCTTATTGGCCTCCCTTTTATCCCGTTTTAATTGGGCTTTCTTCTTTTATATTTAAAGATTTAGAATTTTCAGGAAGGATAGTTTCAGCAATAATAGGCTCTATTTTAATAATTCCAGCATTTTTTTTAATCCGTGAAATTTTTCAGGAAAAAGTTGCCAAACTTTCGGTTATCCTGATGATTTTTCATCCCCGACTGGTGATTTCTTCTCAGCAGGTATTAACTGAAATCACTTATGCCTTTTTAGTAGTCACAGGAATTTTTACAGGATTGATCGCTTTCAAAAAAAAGAAAATATGGCTTTTCTTACTGGCTGGTCTTATCTTTGGTCTTTCCTATCTTACCAGACCAGAAGGATTTTTAATTTATATTTTGATGGTATTCTGGGTACTATTTTTTCCTCAATTGTTTTTGAAGAATAACCAAACTAAAAATAAAAGAAGTTTAATATTTCTTGCTTTTAGTTTAGGCTTTTTTATATTTGCGCTGCCCTATCTCTTTTTTGTCAAAAAAGAATTGGGATATTGGGCAATTAGTGAAAAAAGCAGCTATAATTTTTACACCTCTTTTCGGTCGGAATACCAAAAATATGGATTAGCTCCTGCCCATCTTCAGACCAGCCATCAGGAAAGTAAAGAAATAGCAATAAAATCGGATAAATTTAATTATAAACCGTTATCTTTCGCTCTCCATCATCCCTGGACTATCGGGAAAAGAGCAATGAAAAATATTTTACGCATCCTCTTTGACAGAATACCGAGCAGTTTGACCTATAATTTTGCCCTGGTTTTGCTTTTCGGTATATTCTTAAAAAGAAGGGGAATACCCCGCAAAAAGGAAGAAATTTTTCTCTGCTCTTTCGTGATTTTAGCAATTTTACAATATTCTTTGTTTACTGTTCATAACCGATTTTTCATATTTTTACTTCCTCTCCTAATT includes:
- the amrB gene encoding AmmeMemoRadiSam system protein B, which codes for MCFRRTFLFFVFLFFCISSQGVAEAYESKVRQARWSGPFYDNSPKALRETVEAFLKKVDQEKLTGDLIALILPHAGYVYSGQVAAYGYRQFEGEDFDTVILLGPSHRVPVKGASVYGEGWWKTPLGKVKVDSEFAKEIINKHQLFHFDEKAHKDEHSLEVQLPFLQATLKDFEIVPIVVNDSSGEFCQLLADAIVRSKGKKKILIVASTDMSHYHPYGRACLIDGVAIRDLENFNLDSLRRHLISGKTELCGGAAVFTAVLAAKACGADRIKLLKYANSGDVTGDKSRVVGYGAFAVMRLKEGKMTPELEEEKGGKKMLNEKQQKVLLGIARKTIEEYIQTGKIPEFNVEDPLLKEKRGVFVTLHKKGMLRGCIGYIMPMEELYKAVSKMAIQSSTGDPRFPPVRSEEFDEIEIEISVLTVPERINSVDEIKMGKHGVIVKKGYQQGVFLPQVATETGWSKEEFLSRLCYDKAHLPENAWKDKDTEIYTFSAQVFEEEK
- the coaE gene encoding dephospho-CoA kinase (Dephospho-CoA kinase (CoaE) performs the final step in coenzyme A biosynthesis.) gives rise to the protein MLIVGLTGGISSGKSTVLKIFNNFGCKTVDADEIAHQLTRPGTKVLREIVRKFGQEVLNKNGTLNRKKLAEAIFRDRQKRKSLNVIMHPKIIAEMKKRIKGVQKLTAQSRRKIVLVDIPLLFEARLEYLVDKIILVYVPQKIQIERLQRDDNLTLKEAKARISAQIPLYKKKKYADYVINGDLDSTSLRKQVELICKKLFSVGSVGSASP
- a CDS encoding glycosyltransferase family 39 protein — translated: MEIKSKKYWLTFLALSVFSGFLIRFIFLLHIPMIETDGVFYATLGRKLVSLHPWEGIDAYWPPFYPVLIGLSSFIFKDLEFSGRIVSAIIGSILIIPAFFLIREIFQEKVAKLSVILMIFHPRLVISSQQVLTEITYAFLVVTGIFTGLIAFKKKKIWLFLLAGLIFGLSYLTRPEGFLIYILMVFWVLFFPQLFLKNNQTKNKRSLIFLAFSLGFFIFALPYLFFVKKELGYWAISEKSSYNFYTSFRSEYQKYGLAPAHLQTSHQESKEIAIKSDKFNYKPLSFALHHPWTIGKRAMKNILRILFDRIPSSLTYNFALVLLFGIFLKRRGIPRKKEEIFLCSFVILAILQYSLFTVHNRFFIFLLPLLIAWTVVGFLELERIIGRKWGNYVFLFLVLPSIFYFSYKSMTKKYDLEHKEAGIWLKNNAEKFSVIMSRKPYAAFYSGNLIASIPEGSYKEVTIYAKERKADYLVIDERYIPARRPELKFLLNTYSLPKELEMVYRGKYEGKRIIIYRWLL